The following nucleotide sequence is from Pseudomonas putida S13.1.2.
GTCTGATCCTGCCCATTGTAATCCTCGTTATAAGGCTGGCCGTCCTGCGCGGCTGCCTCCAGGAAAGCGCTCGACAGCGTGAAGCGCTCGCTTACCTGGTGGATATGCATGGGGCCCTCATGCCCTCGGTTGGCGTCCCCCTGCGCGTAGTTTTCGAAGCGGTCGAAGTACGGCTTGAGGGTTTCGAAGTTCCAGCCTTTGGCGCCTGTCGCAGCCCAGGCATCGTAATCACCGGGCTGCCCGCGTACGTAGATCATGCCGTTGATCAGCGTTGAGCCGCCCAGGCCACGTCCACGCGGCACGGCAATCTCGCGATTGTAGGTGCCGGCTTCCGGCTTGGTCTTGAAGTTCCAGTTGAAGCGCTTGTCGACCATCAGTTTGCTGAATCCGGCGGGGATCGGGATCCACCGGCCGTTGGGTTCACCGCCCGCCTCCAGTACCAGCACGCGGTGCTTGCCCGAGGCGCTCAGGCGGTTGGCGAGGATGCAACCAGCCGTGCCACCGCCAACGATGACATAGTCATGGTCGTGCATGGTCGGCCTCCTCGCTTTCAGTTTCGCCGCTCATGGCAGCGGCCATCAGTTCGACCTGGCACTGCAGCATGGGCCGGCCCAGATGCACACGGCAGCCCCGCTCTGCAGCCGCCAGCAGCAACGGTGTGTACTCAGGCTGCATGATGATTTCTGCTACGACCTGCTCGCGGGTCAGCCGGTGAACATCGCAGGGGTAGTCATCGGTTTCGCGCAACCCCATGGACGTGGCATTGACCACCAGGTCATGGCCGGAGGGGTCCGCTGTGCCAACGTTGAACGTGGCGCCTGGGAACAGCCCGGCGAGTCGACTGGCCAGGTGTTCGGCCTTGGCCTGGGTACGGTTGGCAATGGTGAGGCTGGCAACGCCGGCCTCGGCCAGGGCATAGGCGATGGCTTGCGCTGCCCCACCTGCACCCGCCAGGTACACCGTCATGCCGGAGGGCTCGATACCAGCCCGTCGCAAGCCGGCGACAAACCCCACGCCATCGAGGATGTCCCCATGCAAGCGGCCGTTTGCCTGACGACGCACCACATTGACCGCGCCCACCTGCTCTGCGGCCAGGGACACGCTGTCACACAGGTGCACTATGGCGCCCTTGTGCGGCACCGTTACCACAAAGCCATCCAGGTTGCGCATCGCCCGCAAGCCCTGCACCGCATCGGCAAGCTGTTCGGGGCCGACATGCAGCGGCACCATCACCCGGTCGTAACCGCGCGCGGCCATCAGGGCGTTGATTTCTTCCGGGGTCTTAACGTGGTGAATCGGCTCGGCGATGATGGCGAACAGCCGCGTGTTCCCGCTGATTATCTGTGGTTGTACCGTTTTATTCATGGCCTATTCCGAATTCAGAGTGTCAAGACTGATCCGACCGGGCCCCACGCTTTGCCGTGAGCCGCGATCGACCGTGCGGACACCATAATCGGGCAAGGCCCTGCCCGGGTATGACACCCAGGCAAAGCAGGTTTGCCTGGGTGTCAACGCGAGGTTTCAGAGCCCCCAGGGGTGCTCGGCAATGCGCTGCTCGATGGCGTGGATGAATGCCTTGATGCGCGGGCTGAGGTTCTTGCGGTTGGGGTATACCAGGTAGATGGGCTGGGCAATGCCTGGCCGATAGTCCTCCAGCAGCGGCACCAGCCTGCCGGCCTTGAGGTCATCGCCAATGTGAAAGTCCGCCAGCCGCACGATGCCCCCGCCATTGAGCGCAATGGAGCGCAGCAGGTCGCCCTGGGTGAAGGTGGAACGGGGCTGCACCGGCACGCGGCTGGTCTCGCCCAAATGCTGGTAACCCCAGGTATTCCAGGGGCTTTCGAAGGCGAAGTGGTAGCAGTCGTGCAGCAGCAGGTCTGCCGGCTGTTGCGGGCACCCACGCTGTGCCAGGTAGGCTGGCGCAGCGCAGGTGATCCAGTGCGCTTCGCCGATTCGCCGCGCCACCCGCGACGAGTCTGGCAGCACGCCACTGTGAATAGCGATGTCCAGGCCCTGGTCGAACTGGTCGACGTACTGCGCGCCCACTTCGATTCGCACCGACAGGCCGGGGTTGGCCGCCAGAAACGCTGGCAACCAGGGGATGATCTGGTGCTTGGCGAAAGTGGCCATGGTGTGGATGCGCAAGGTGCCGCTGAGCTGCGCCGGGAAAACCTCGGCCAGAGAGTCGGCTTCAGCCATGGCATCCATCACCGCACGTGCACTGCGCAGGTAGACCGTGCCCTCTTCGGTCAGGGTGAGGTTACGGGCGCCACGCTGGAACAGCCGTACCGCCAGGCGATCCTCCAGCCGCGTCACCAGCTTGCTCACGGCCGAGGGCGTGAGGTCGTTGGCACGGGCGGCGGCAGAGAAACTGCCATGCTCCGTGGCCCACAGAAACGCCAGCATCTGGGCGTAGTTTTCCTTGTTCACGGCACGTCATCCAGGCGCTTGCCTGGCACGAGCCTGGCGCTGCTTTGCCGGGCGATCAGGGCGATGTCCAGCTCGGTGATGCGCGGGACTTCCACACCCTCGATCTGGGCGATCAGGGTGTCGGCGCTGATTCGGCCAATCTCGAAAATCGGAATGCTTACCGAGGTCAAGCTGGGCGAGGCGATGGCACTGAAGCTGATGTCGTCGAAACCGGTGATGGAGATGTCTGCCGGCACTTCGATACCACAGTGCTTGGCCTGCGCGCTGGCGCCCAGCGCCAGGAGGTCGGTGGTGCAGATGAGCGCGGTGGGCCGGGGTGACATCTGCAATAGCTGCTCGAACCCCGCCCGGCCTCCGTCGATGCTGAACGGCTGCTCGATGATACGGTTTTCCGCAACGTCCAGGCCGTGCTCGGCAAAGCGCTTGCGCACCCCCTGGATTCGATAGCGGGCGCGCTCGTTGTACTGGCGGTGCCCGGTGAGGATGGCAACATCCCGGTGACCCAGGCCAAGCAGGTGGTCGGCTACCAGCTCGCCACCCCTGACGTTGCAGAAGCCCACCGCGCAATGCGTGTGACAGTCGTCCACCGACCACATCAGCACATAGGGCCGCTGGGCCACCTGCAGCAACTCGAACACCGCAGGGTCATGGTCAGTGCCGACCAGGAAGATACCTTCCACGCCCCGTTCGATGAAGTTGCGCACACTGGAGATCTCGCGTTCGCGGTCATACTCGTGGGAGGCAATGATCAGCTGGTAGCCGAAGGCGTTCAGGCGTTGCTGCAAGGCCTGGATCGAGTCGGCATAGATCGGGTTGTTGAGCGTGGGGAAAATCGCCGCAACGCTGAAGGTGCGGCGCAGGGCCAAGGCCCTGGCAGCGCCGTCCATCACGTACTGCAACTGCCGCACCGCGGCATCGACCTTGGCCAGCGTGGCCGGTTTCACCTGGTCGGGATTGGACAACGCGCGAGATGCGCTGCCCAGTGAAACCCCTGCCAGGCGGGCAACATCGCGCAGCGTCGGTTTTTGGTTTTTTGTCATAGGTGTTGTCGCTCCTGCTTGACAGCAGTATACCACCACGCTTAAAAATGAACCGGTTCATATTCTGAACCCGGTCATGCCTAAACCAACAAGAAAGCGACCGTCAGGCCCAATGCACCCATCGAGGTGTTTTTTTGGAACATAAACTTGAACCGGTTCAAGTTTGCCCGGCGACGCACGACATACCAGGAGGCAACACAATGAAAACAATGCCTTGGGCCCTCAGTGGCATCGCAGCACTGACCTTGTCAGCCTCGCTGACTGCCTATGCCGATGTACAGATCGGCGCGCTCTACCCACTCAGTGGTGCCCTCGCCCTGCTCGGGGACGAAAGCTACCGCGGCGTGGAACTGGCCGTGGCCGAGCGCAACGCCGCCGGGGGCCTGAAAGGCGAGCCGATCAAGCTGGTCAAGGCCGATGCGGTGGACGCCGCCCAGGCAGTCAGCGCTGCGCGCCGGTTAACCTCCAGTGATAATGTGTCGGCGGTGTTCGGCAGCTACTCCTCCGCCCTCTCCTTTGCCGCTACCCAAGTCACCGAACTGGCCGGCATACCCTACTTCGAGCTGGGCGCCGTGGCCGACAACATTACTGACCGCGGCCTGCAGAACGTCTACCGCAGCAACCCGACCGCAAAAAACTTCGCCGAAGGCACCATCACCGCGGTCACCGAGCTGGTCGCACCGCAACTGAAAGTGGACGCCAAAAGCCTGAAGATCGCGATCATCCACGAAGACGCCCTGTACGGCACCACCATTGCCAACTTCCAGAAGGCCATTGCTGCCAGCCAAGGGCTCAACGTGGTCGAGGTCCTGCCCTATTCGGCCAAAGCCGTCGACCTGTCGTCTCTGATCCTGCGCCTTAAAGGTGCCGGTGCCGACGTAGTGCTGCAAACCTCCTATCAGAACGACACCACCCTGTTCTTCCGGCAAATCCGCGAGGCCGGCTATACACCCAAGGCCATCATTGGCGCCGGTGGCGGTTACTCGATGCAGGACACCATGAAAGTGGTGGGCGCGCAGAACATCGAGGGCGTGCTGGACGTGGACTTCCCGCAGTTCCAGACCAACGAGGCCGGCGCCCCGGGCATTGCCGCATTCGCCGATGCCTACCGCGCCCGCTATGGCAGCGAACCGCGCTCCGGGCACAGCCTGATCAACTATGTGGGGGCCAAAGTGTTCCTCGATGCCATGGCCAATGCCAAGTCGTTCGAGGCCGACGACATCCGCGAGGCGGTGCACGCCATCGACATCCCGGTTGGCCAGACTGCGGCCAACATCGGTGCCAGGTTCGGCGAGAACGGCCAGAACCAACGCGCGCAGACCACCATCATGCAGTGGCAGCAAGGTGTGCTGAAAACCGTCTACCCGCAAGAGGCTGCCGTGTCCCAGGCCACTTTGGCCAGCCAACCCTGACCTTACCGTCAACACCCAGGCAACGCGCCCCCGGCTGGGCGCGCTGCCTGTGCACGAGGACCTTTCATGGACATCTTCCTGCAACTTCTGCTTAACGGCGTGTTGCTCGGTGGCACGTTGGCCATCATCAGCATCGGCCTGACGCTGATCTTCGGCATCGTCAGGGTGGTCAATTTCGCCCATGGCGAATTCCTGATGATCGGCATGTACGCCGTGTACCTGATGAACCAGCATTTCGGCCTGCACCCCTATGCCGCCATCATCCCGGCAGTCGCCCTGCTGTTCGTGCTGGGCGCAGGCATGCAACGCTTCATCATCCAGCCGCTGCTGGCCGCCGAAGGGCATATCCAGATTTTTGCCACGGTAGGCGTATCCATTGCACTGATGAACGCCGCACTGATGGCGTTCGGCGCCGACGTGCTGACCGTCAGCAACCCCAGCGGCCTGGGCATCAGCAGCCTCGCGGTCGGCCCGCTGCGCGCCAGCAGCGGCCAGGTACTGACCTTCCTGGTGTCGCTGGCCCTGGTCGGTGGCCTGCACTGGTTTCTGCACAATACCTTTCTTGGGCGCGCGGTTCGCGCTACAGCGCAGCACCGCAACGCTGCCCTGCTGATGGGCGTAAACGTCAACCGCATCTACATCTTCGCTTTCGGCCTGGGCTGCGCGTGCCTAGGGCTGGCGGCAGGCATGATCGCCCCGCAGTACCCGGTGTTCCCCACCTTCGGCACGTTCTTTGTGCTGACCGCCTTCGTCATCGTGGTGCTGGGCGGCCTTGGCAGCCTGTCGGGGGCGTTGGTGGGTTCGATCCTGATCGGCGTGGTGGACAGCATGGCGGGTTACTACATCGCACCCGATCTCAAGGAAGTGGTGTATTTCCTGATCTTCCTGGCGATCCTCATTTTCCGCCCCACCGGTCTGTTCGGTGCCGGGCGTGGCTCAGAGTAGGAGCTTTGCGATGAACCTTCTTCACCCCCGCGTCTACCTGAGCCTGGCGGCGTTGTCGCTGTTGTTGATCATTCCGTTCTCGGCAGGCTCCAACTTTGTCTTTCACCTGTTCATCCTGATCTGCAGCTATGCGGCGCTGGCCAGCGCCTGGAACATCGTCGGTGGTTTTGCCGGCCAGCTGTCGCTGGGCCATGCCGTGTTCTATGGCACCGGAGCCTACGTCAGTACCCTGCTGTTGCTGCACTTCAACCTCAGCCCCTGGCTAGGTATGTTCATCGGCGCGGCGGCCAGCACGGCACTGGCGGTGCTCATAAGCTGGCCGTGCTTCCGCCTGCGCGGGCCATTCTTTGCCTTGGCGACCATCGCCGTGCTCGAAGTGGTGCGCCTGCTGGTGATCAACCAGCATGACCTGACTGGCGGTGCCACCGGCCTGGCCGTGCCGCTCAAGCTCGGTGCCGAGTGGATGCTGTTCCGCGCCCGCTGGCCGTACCTGCTGATCGCTTTTGGCTTTCTGGCAATCACCTTGCTGGTGTCCTGGAAACTCAAACACTCGCGGCTGGGCTATTACCTGATCGCCGTGCGCGAGCGCGAGGACGCCGCCCAGGCAGTTGGGGTCAACGCGGTCAAGGTGAAGCTGATCGCGGTGGTGTTGTCGGCCGCCCTGACCAGCCTGATCGGCAGCTTCCACGCCATGTACCTGACCTTCATCGAGCCGGGGGCAATGTTCTCGCTGGAGCTGTCGATCCAGATCGCCATGTTCGCCCTGATCGGGGGGCTTGGCACCTTGTCCGGCCCGCTGATCGGCACCGTCATCGTGCTGCCGCTGGCGGAACTGGCACGGGGTTGGCTGGGCGATGCCGGCAGTGGCGTGCACGGCCTGGTCTATGGCCTGGTGCTGGTGGCCTTCGTGCTGACGATTCCGCAGGGCTTGGTCGGGCGATTCGGTCTGCGCATCGCTGCCTGGGTCGACCGCTTGCCCGGTGGCCAACCCTCTACCACCGGGCCCGATACGGCTACGCCTGCAACGCCAGCGGCGCCGGGTAAGCCCTCGCCCACCATCGGCCAGCCGATTCTGGTCGCCGAGCACCTGCACAAGTACTTCGGCGGCCTGCACGCCACCAACGATGTGTCGCTGACCTTGAACGAAGGTGAGATCGTCGGTGTGATCGGCCCCAACGGTGCCGGCAAGACCACCGTGTTCAACCAGTTGTCCGGGTTTATCCAGCCGTCCTCCGGCAGCGTCAAGGTACGCAGCGCCGATGGCCAGTGGATAACCCCGGCCACACCGGCGCAGTTCGCCGTGGCCGGCATTGGCCGCACCTTCCAGATCGTGCAGCCGTTCGCCGACCTGAGCGTGTGTGAAAACATCATGCTCGGTGCCTTCATGCATACCCGCGACCCAGCCGAAGCCCGCCAGATCGCCACGCAAGTCGCCGCGCTCACCGACCTGGGCGCACTACTCGACACCCGCGCCAGGAACCTCACCGTCGGCGGCATGAAGCGCCTGGAAATGGCCCGCGCCCTGGCCTCCCGGCCGCGCGTGCTGCTGCTGGACGAAGTGATGGCAGGGCTCAACCCCACCGACGTGGCCAAGGCCATCGAAATTATCCGCCGCGTGCGTGATACCGGGGTCAGCGTGCTGATGATCGAACACATCATGCAGGCGACCATGACCCTGTCCGACCGCATCGTGGTGATCAGCACCGGCGCCGTGCTCATGGACGGCGACCCGCAGGCTGTAGTCAACAACCCGCAGGTCATCGAGGCTTACTTGGGCAAGGAGTACAACCATGCTGCAGCTTGACAACATTCATGCAGGCTACGGCAACACCGAAGTGCTGCGGGGCGTATCACTCGAGGTCAAGGCCGGTGAAGTGGTGACACTGGTGGGCGCCAATGGGGCCGGCAAGACCACCACCCTGCGCAGCCTGTGCGGCCTGATCAAACCCAGCCAGGGCACCATCCACTTTGACGGACGGTGCCTGGACGGCAGCAGGCCTGACCAGATCGTCGACGCCGGCATTACCCTGGTTCCGGAGGGCCGTCAGCTGTTTCCGTTCATCAGCGTGCG
It contains:
- a CDS encoding shikimate dehydrogenase family protein, with the protein product MNKTVQPQIISGNTRLFAIIAEPIHHVKTPEEINALMAARGYDRVMVPLHVGPEQLADAVQGLRAMRNLDGFVVTVPHKGAIVHLCDSVSLAAEQVGAVNVVRRQANGRLHGDILDGVGFVAGLRRAGIEPSGMTVYLAGAGGAAQAIAYALAEAGVASLTIANRTQAKAEHLASRLAGLFPGATFNVGTADPSGHDLVVNATSMGLRETDDYPCDVHRLTREQVVAEIIMQPEYTPLLLAAAERGCRVHLGRPMLQCQVELMAAAMSGETESEEADHARP
- a CDS encoding LysR family transcriptional regulator — its product is MLAFLWATEHGSFSAAARANDLTPSAVSKLVTRLEDRLAVRLFQRGARNLTLTEEGTVYLRSARAVMDAMAEADSLAEVFPAQLSGTLRIHTMATFAKHQIIPWLPAFLAANPGLSVRIEVGAQYVDQFDQGLDIAIHSGVLPDSSRVARRIGEAHWITCAAPAYLAQRGCPQQPADLLLHDCYHFAFESPWNTWGYQHLGETSRVPVQPRSTFTQGDLLRSIALNGGGIVRLADFHIGDDLKAGRLVPLLEDYRPGIAQPIYLVYPNRKNLSPRIKAFIHAIEQRIAEHPWGL
- a CDS encoding substrate-binding domain-containing protein — encoded protein: MTKNQKPTLRDVARLAGVSLGSASRALSNPDQVKPATLAKVDAAVRQLQYVMDGAARALALRRTFSVAAIFPTLNNPIYADSIQALQQRLNAFGYQLIIASHEYDREREISSVRNFIERGVEGIFLVGTDHDPAVFELLQVAQRPYVLMWSVDDCHTHCAVGFCNVRGGELVADHLLGLGHRDVAILTGHRQYNERARYRIQGVRKRFAEHGLDVAENRIIEQPFSIDGGRAGFEQLLQMSPRPTALICTTDLLALGASAQAKHCGIEVPADISITGFDDISFSAIASPSLTSVSIPIFEIGRISADTLIAQIEGVEVPRITELDIALIARQSSARLVPGKRLDDVP
- a CDS encoding ABC transporter substrate-binding protein, with amino-acid sequence MKTMPWALSGIAALTLSASLTAYADVQIGALYPLSGALALLGDESYRGVELAVAERNAAGGLKGEPIKLVKADAVDAAQAVSAARRLTSSDNVSAVFGSYSSALSFAATQVTELAGIPYFELGAVADNITDRGLQNVYRSNPTAKNFAEGTITAVTELVAPQLKVDAKSLKIAIIHEDALYGTTIANFQKAIAASQGLNVVEVLPYSAKAVDLSSLILRLKGAGADVVLQTSYQNDTTLFFRQIREAGYTPKAIIGAGGGYSMQDTMKVVGAQNIEGVLDVDFPQFQTNEAGAPGIAAFADAYRARYGSEPRSGHSLINYVGAKVFLDAMANAKSFEADDIREAVHAIDIPVGQTAANIGARFGENGQNQRAQTTIMQWQQGVLKTVYPQEAAVSQATLASQP
- a CDS encoding branched-chain amino acid ABC transporter permease, whose translation is MDIFLQLLLNGVLLGGTLAIISIGLTLIFGIVRVVNFAHGEFLMIGMYAVYLMNQHFGLHPYAAIIPAVALLFVLGAGMQRFIIQPLLAAEGHIQIFATVGVSIALMNAALMAFGADVLTVSNPSGLGISSLAVGPLRASSGQVLTFLVSLALVGGLHWFLHNTFLGRAVRATAQHRNAALLMGVNVNRIYIFAFGLGCACLGLAAGMIAPQYPVFPTFGTFFVLTAFVIVVLGGLGSLSGALVGSILIGVVDSMAGYYIAPDLKEVVYFLIFLAILIFRPTGLFGAGRGSE
- a CDS encoding ABC transporter permease subunit, whose translation is MNLLHPRVYLSLAALSLLLIIPFSAGSNFVFHLFILICSYAALASAWNIVGGFAGQLSLGHAVFYGTGAYVSTLLLLHFNLSPWLGMFIGAAASTALAVLISWPCFRLRGPFFALATIAVLEVVRLLVINQHDLTGGATGLAVPLKLGAEWMLFRARWPYLLIAFGFLAITLLVSWKLKHSRLGYYLIAVREREDAAQAVGVNAVKVKLIAVVLSAALTSLIGSFHAMYLTFIEPGAMFSLELSIQIAMFALIGGLGTLSGPLIGTVIVLPLAELARGWLGDAGSGVHGLVYGLVLVAFVLTIPQGLVGRFGLRIAAWVDRLPGGQPSTTGPDTATPATPAAPGKPSPTIGQPILVAEHLHKYFGGLHATNDVSLTLNEGEIVGVIGPNGAGKTTVFNQLSGFIQPSSGSVKVRSADGQWITPATPAQFAVAGIGRTFQIVQPFADLSVCENIMLGAFMHTRDPAEARQIATQVAALTDLGALLDTRARNLTVGGMKRLEMARALASRPRVLLLDEVMAGLNPTDVAKAIEIIRRVRDTGVSVLMIEHIMQATMTLSDRIVVISTGAVLMDGDPQAVVNNPQVIEAYLGKEYNHAAA